A region of Candidatus Methylomirabilota bacterium DNA encodes the following proteins:
- a CDS encoding trypsin-like peptidase domain-containing protein has product MRTWLAVALVGLVAGTTSAVASAQGVADLFGKVATTVVVVQAETADGTVGEVGSGVVVSSDGRIMTAAHVIQGAAAIKVQFLGGRTVAARVLASEQAADLGLLQLEQVPPGLEAAKLANSDTVRVGEQVVVVGAPYGLGHALSVGWISARWAPGTVYRAIPLAEFFQTDASINTGNSGGPLFNLGGEVVGIVSHVISKGGGSEGLGFVVTMNTAKQLLLEKRSLWSGVEGQLLSDELADVFNLPPKTGGFLVKSVAKGSTADQMGIRGGRKTATIDGQPLVVGGDIILNVQGLAIATAADLAKIRERTSRLGAAAPVNVTVLRAGRQLKLTGTMP; this is encoded by the coding sequence ATGCGCACGTGGCTCGCGGTCGCTCTGGTCGGCCTCGTCGCCGGCACGACGTCGGCGGTCGCGAGCGCGCAGGGCGTGGCCGACCTGTTCGGGAAAGTCGCCACGACGGTGGTGGTGGTGCAGGCCGAGACCGCGGACGGCACGGTCGGCGAGGTCGGCTCGGGCGTCGTCGTCTCGAGCGACGGGCGCATCATGACCGCGGCGCACGTGATCCAGGGCGCCGCCGCGATCAAGGTGCAGTTCCTCGGAGGCAGGACGGTGGCGGCGCGCGTGCTCGCCTCCGAGCAGGCCGCGGATCTGGGGCTGCTCCAGCTGGAGCAGGTGCCGCCCGGCCTCGAGGCCGCGAAGCTCGCCAACTCCGACACGGTGCGGGTGGGCGAGCAGGTCGTCGTCGTCGGGGCGCCCTATGGCCTGGGGCACGCGCTCAGCGTGGGCTGGATCAGCGCGCGGTGGGCGCCGGGCACGGTGTACCGGGCGATCCCGCTCGCCGAGTTCTTCCAGACCGACGCCAGCATCAATACCGGCAATTCGGGCGGGCCGCTGTTCAACCTGGGCGGCGAGGTCGTCGGCATCGTGAGCCACGTCATCTCCAAGGGCGGCGGGAGCGAGGGCCTCGGGTTCGTGGTGACCATGAACACCGCGAAGCAGCTGCTGCTGGAGAAGCGCTCGCTCTGGTCCGGGGTGGAAGGTCAGCTCCTGTCCGACGAGCTGGCCGACGTGTTCAACCTGCCCCCCAAGACCGGCGGCTTCCTGGTCAAGTCCGTGGCCAAGGGCTCGACCGCCGATCAGATGGGCATCCGGGGCGGGCGCAAGACCGCCACCATCGACGGCCAGCCGCTGGTGGTCGGCGGAGACATCATCCTCAACGTGCAGGGGCTCGCGATCGCGACAGCCGCCGATCTCGCCAAGATCCGCGAGCGCACCAGCCGGCTCGGCGCGGCGGCCCCGGTGAACGTGACGGTGCTGCGGGCCGGCCGTCAGCTGAAGCTCACCGGCACGATGCCCTAG
- a CDS encoding 5-formyltetrahydrofolate cyclo-ligase, producing the protein MASRESVDLAAWRRSERERLIGARERLDAETRERFRRRIDGHLTRSFPGLPAATIAFGWPTRGEYDARPLAAALRARGAVTALPVVVAPRQPMIFREWHDGVALTPGPLGIPYPAGSEPVVPTVVLVPLIGWDGSGYRLGYGAGYFDRTLASAPRPLVAIGVGYELAKMETIRPQPWDVPMDWIVTERGVYRRDPGGLEFLGDPAPGDPGTLASPVCYADEIDPGRFGESDRDG; encoded by the coding sequence GTGGCATCGCGCGAGAGCGTGGACCTGGCGGCCTGGCGACGGTCCGAACGCGAGCGCCTCATCGGCGCGCGCGAGCGCCTCGACGCCGAGACGCGCGAGCGCTTTCGTCGCCGCATCGACGGACATCTGACCCGCTCGTTCCCCGGCCTTCCGGCCGCGACGATCGCATTCGGCTGGCCGACGCGGGGCGAGTACGACGCCCGCCCGCTGGCCGCCGCCCTGCGCGCGCGCGGGGCGGTGACCGCGCTCCCGGTGGTCGTCGCGCCCCGGCAGCCGATGATCTTCCGCGAGTGGCACGACGGCGTGGCGCTCACGCCCGGGCCGCTGGGCATTCCCTATCCCGCCGGATCGGAACCGGTCGTCCCCACCGTCGTGCTCGTCCCCCTGATCGGCTGGGACGGTTCGGGCTATCGCCTCGGTTACGGGGCCGGCTACTTCGACCGGACCCTGGCGAGCGCGCCCAGGCCGCTCGTCGCCATCGGCGTCGGCTACGAGCTGGCGAAGATGGAAACCATCCGGCCCCAGCCCTGGGACGTGCCGATGGACTGGATCGTCACCGAGCGCGGCGTCTATCGTCGCGACCCCGGGGGGCTCGAGTTTCTGGGCGATCCGGCGCCGGGTGACCCGGGGACGCTGGCCTCGCCGGTGTGCTACGCAGACGAGATCGACCCGGGACGCTTCGGCGAGTCGGATCGCGACGGCTAG